One region of Hymenobacter sediminicola genomic DNA includes:
- a CDS encoding MaoC family dehydratase yields MSITIGSLAELQQHEGQDLGITPWHVITQEQINQFAAATLDFQWIHTDPERAAAESPFGGTIAHGYLTLSLLPYFWNQLVQVENLKMQVNYEISEFRFNQAVLVNTPVRLHAKLLAVKDLRGIAKANIGVTMEIEGNKKPAYTGVITFLYHFL; encoded by the coding sequence ATGAGCATCACCATTGGCAGCTTAGCCGAGCTGCAACAGCACGAGGGCCAGGACCTCGGTATCACGCCCTGGCACGTCATCACGCAGGAGCAAATCAACCAGTTCGCCGCCGCCACCCTGGATTTCCAGTGGATCCACACCGACCCCGAGCGCGCCGCCGCCGAGTCACCGTTCGGGGGCACCATTGCCCACGGCTACCTCACGCTGTCGTTGCTGCCCTACTTCTGGAACCAGCTGGTGCAGGTGGAAAACCTGAAGATGCAGGTGAACTACGAAATCAGTGAGTTCCGCTTCAACCAGGCCGTGCTGGTGAACACGCCTGTGCGCCTGCACGCCAAGCTGCTGGCCGTGAAAGATTTGCGCGGCATCGCCAAAGCCAACATCGGCGTGACGATGGAAATCGAAGGCAATAAAAAGCCTGCCTACACCGGCGTCATTACGTTCCTGTACCACTTTTTGTAA
- the nuoL gene encoding NADH-quinone oxidoreductase subunit L, translating to MQETVIPAAGAPYSTFLYVLIPLLPFLGFLINGLLNRKLSGTVAGAISSLAVLGSFAISVFLFLNFQYQYTVTLFDWISVGSMQIPFSYQIDQLSLIMLLLVTGVGFLIHVYSIGYMHHDENVGKFFSFLNLFVFSMLVLVLGANFVILFIGWEGVGLCSYLLIGFWNKNTSYNNAAKKAFIINRVGDLGFLLGIFLIYLTFDSVQYAEVFQKASTMQIGAGVVTAITLLLFVGATGKSAQLPLYTWLPDAMAGPTPVSALIHAATMVTAGIYMILRANVLFTLAPDTLEVIAIIGAATALFAATIGLAQNDIKKVLAYSTVSQLGYMFLALGVMGYSTSLFHVLTHAFFKALMFLGAGSVIHAMSNEQDMRRMGGLRKALPITFITFFVGCLAIAGIPPFSGFFSKDEILLHAFEHSKVLYAVGLFTAFLTAFYMFRLLFLTFFGEFRGTEEQKHHLHESPASMTLPLIVLAILAAVGGFMNAPFFLGEENAYLANYLAPLFTYSKQLNPAAFGVHPDHATELMLIGLSVGAGVLGIILAYVQYVSRGVRPVEDGESRGFLENLIYHKYYIDELYNALIVRPIMWLSRGLFRYVENGIIDPIVNGFGRLTMGGGQLLRYVQTGSVETYLILMVVGIVLVMALNFGKF from the coding sequence ATGCAAGAAACTGTAATCCCCGCTGCCGGCGCGCCGTACTCCACGTTTCTGTACGTGCTTATTCCGCTGCTGCCGTTTTTGGGCTTTCTGATCAACGGGCTGCTCAACCGCAAGCTTTCGGGCACGGTGGCCGGTGCCATCAGCAGCTTGGCGGTGCTGGGCTCGTTCGCCATTTCGGTGTTCCTGTTCCTGAACTTCCAGTACCAGTACACCGTCACGCTGTTCGACTGGATTTCGGTCGGCTCGATGCAGATTCCGTTCAGCTACCAGATCGACCAACTCAGCCTGATTATGCTGCTGCTCGTAACGGGCGTGGGCTTCCTGATTCACGTGTACAGCATCGGCTACATGCACCACGACGAGAACGTGGGCAAGTTTTTCAGCTTCCTGAATCTGTTCGTATTCAGCATGCTGGTGCTGGTGCTGGGCGCCAACTTCGTGATTCTGTTCATCGGCTGGGAAGGCGTGGGGCTGTGCTCCTACCTGCTCATCGGCTTCTGGAACAAAAACACCAGCTACAACAACGCCGCTAAGAAAGCCTTCATTATCAACCGCGTCGGTGACCTGGGCTTCCTGCTCGGCATCTTCCTGATTTACCTGACCTTTGACTCGGTGCAGTACGCCGAGGTGTTCCAGAAAGCATCAACGATGCAGATTGGCGCGGGTGTGGTCACGGCCATTACGCTGCTGCTGTTCGTGGGTGCTACCGGTAAATCGGCGCAGCTGCCGCTCTACACCTGGCTGCCCGACGCCATGGCCGGCCCTACCCCCGTGTCGGCCCTGATTCACGCCGCTACCATGGTAACGGCCGGTATCTACATGATTCTGCGCGCCAACGTGCTGTTCACGCTGGCCCCCGATACCCTCGAAGTTATTGCCATCATCGGCGCGGCTACGGCCCTGTTTGCCGCCACCATCGGCCTGGCACAGAACGACATCAAGAAGGTGCTGGCCTACTCCACCGTTTCGCAGCTGGGCTACATGTTCCTGGCTCTGGGCGTGATGGGGTACAGCACCAGCCTGTTCCACGTCCTGACCCACGCCTTCTTCAAGGCGCTGATGTTCCTGGGCGCCGGCTCTGTGATTCACGCCATGAGCAACGAGCAGGACATGCGCCGCATGGGCGGCCTGCGCAAAGCCCTGCCGATTACGTTCATCACCTTCTTCGTGGGCTGCCTGGCCATTGCCGGCATCCCGCCCTTCTCGGGCTTCTTCTCCAAGGATGAAATCCTGCTGCACGCCTTCGAGCACAGCAAGGTGCTGTACGCGGTGGGCCTGTTCACGGCCTTCCTGACGGCCTTCTACATGTTCCGTCTGCTGTTCCTCACCTTCTTCGGCGAGTTCCGGGGCACCGAGGAGCAGAAGCACCACCTGCACGAGTCGCCGGCTTCCATGACGCTGCCGCTCATCGTGCTGGCTATTCTGGCCGCCGTGGGTGGCTTCATGAACGCGCCCTTCTTCCTGGGTGAGGAAAACGCCTACCTAGCCAACTACCTCGCGCCCCTGTTCACCTACTCCAAGCAGCTGAACCCGGCCGCCTTCGGCGTACACCCTGACCACGCCACCGAACTCATGCTCATTGGCCTCTCGGTGGGTGCGGGCGTGCTGGGCATCATTCTGGCCTACGTGCAGTACGTGAGCCGCGGGGTGCGCCCGGTGGAAGACGGCGAGTCGCGCGGCTTCCTCGAAAACCTGATTTACCACAAGTACTACATCGACGAGCTGTACAACGCACTGATCGTGCGCCCCATCATGTGGCTCTCGCGCGGTCTGTTCCGCTACGTGGAGAACGGCATCATCGACCCCATCGTGAACGGCT
- a CDS encoding RNA polymerase sigma factor, whose protein sequence is MESIALPLDAARMTAGHQDLQIQEAVRTQRKRLLAFIRRRIPNEDEAEDVLQDVFAELVESYRLMKPVEQAAAWLFRVARNKITDLYRRKKPVSLENEMAAFAADGDENSLLLADILPAVDDAPENRLLRETLMEALSDALAELPAAQRQVFIWHELEDKTFREMEKETGVPLKTLISRKHYAVQHLRKRLRTLYTELFTD, encoded by the coding sequence ATGGAATCCATAGCTCTACCACTCGACGCTGCACGCATGACGGCCGGCCACCAGGACCTGCAGATACAGGAAGCCGTGCGCACCCAGCGGAAGCGTCTGCTGGCGTTTATCCGCCGCCGCATTCCCAACGAGGACGAGGCCGAAGACGTGCTGCAGGACGTGTTTGCCGAGCTCGTGGAAAGCTACCGGCTGATGAAGCCCGTGGAGCAGGCCGCCGCCTGGCTGTTCCGTGTGGCCCGCAACAAAATCACCGACCTCTACCGCCGCAAAAAGCCCGTTTCACTGGAAAACGAAATGGCTGCCTTTGCCGCCGACGGCGACGAAAATTCGTTGCTGCTGGCCGATATTCTGCCGGCCGTAGACGACGCGCCCGAGAACCGACTGCTGCGCGAAACCCTCATGGAAGCCCTCAGCGACGCGCTGGCCGAGCTGCCCGCCGCCCAGCGCCAGGTGTTTATCTGGCACGAGCTGGAAGACAAAACCTTCCGCGAAATGGAGAAAGAAACCGGCGTCCCGCTCAAAACCCTGATTTCGCGCAAGCACTACGCCGTGCAGCACCTGCGCAAACGCCTCCGCACGCTCTACACCGAGCTGTTTACGGATTAG
- the nuoK gene encoding NADH-quinone oxidoreductase subunit NuoK, translating into MDQNIPQVIQTVPLQYYVFFAAALFSIGVLGVLTRRNAIIIFMCVELMLNAVNVLLTAFSAYRADPNGQVFVFFIMAVAAAEVAVGLAIIVMIYRNLQNTDVTLLNRLKF; encoded by the coding sequence ATGGACCAGAACATACCGCAGGTTATCCAAACGGTTCCTCTTCAGTACTACGTTTTCTTCGCCGCCGCGCTGTTCAGCATCGGTGTGCTGGGCGTACTTACCCGGCGTAACGCCATCATCATTTTTATGTGCGTGGAGCTGATGCTCAACGCCGTGAATGTGCTGCTGACTGCCTTCTCGGCCTACCGCGCCGACCCCAACGGACAGGTTTTCGTGTTCTTCATCATGGCCGTGGCCGCCGCCGAAGTGGCGGTCGGGCTGGCCATTATTGTGATGATTTACCGCAACCTGCAGAATACCGACGTCACTCTGCTCAACCGCCTGAAGTTCTGA